From the genome of Salvelinus alpinus chromosome 19, SLU_Salpinus.1, whole genome shotgun sequence, one region includes:
- the LOC139545590 gene encoding ectonucleoside triphosphate diphosphohydrolase 2-like: MSTQYRQVIAPAVFLLLGIAGILLVVIPIDDVREPPQFMYGVVLDAGSSHTAMYIYKWPADKQNGTGIVTQHSECHVKGGGVSSYAGERGGAGRSLEPCLDQALKDIPKSRHHLTPLYLGATAGMRLLNISNPIESEKILKEVGSKLHTYPFDFRGATIMSGQEEGAYAWVTVNYLLENFIKYGFVGHWLSPGRDTVGALDFGGASTQITFETADVVEDKSNVMELHLYGRDYHLYTQSFLCYGRDQVLRRLLAHLVKTQGAGPHVSHPCYPAGFNVSMKLDKVFDSPCTADQMPTPYSPQDPLTVIGTGHYQHCLGNMSKIFSFDRCSFSKCSFDGVFQPNVTGSFMAFSAFFYTHVFLQRTTGITVTTPTLLEGATHTVCNMSYQEMLEKAPDQKGRLQDYCAASVFIQVLMLQGYGFDELSFPRISFQRKAGDTSIGWALGYMLSLSSLLPGESMGLRKALRPEAWAGLIFLFVFLILIVSVFLLLKTCQKKDSDGII; the protein is encoded by the exons AGCAGGGATTCTACTGGTCGTCATCCCGATTGACGACGTGAGGGAACCTCCACAATTCATG TATGGAGTAGTCCTGGATGCTGGCTCGTCCCACACTGCTATGTACATCTACAAGTGGCCAGCTGATAAACAAAATGGCACTGGCATTGTCACTCAGCACAGCGAGTGCCATGTCAAGG GAGGAGGGGTATCCAGCTATGCAGGTGAGCGAGGGGGTGCAGGACGCAGTCTGGAACCCTGTCTGGATCAGGCTTTGAAAGACATCCCCAAATCCAGACACCACCTCACCCCATTGTATCTGGGAGCCACAGCGGGTATGAGGCTTCTGAA TATATCCAACCCCATAGAGTCAGAGAAGATACTAAAGGAAGTTGGCAGCAAGCTGCATACTTATCCTTTCGACTTCAGAGGGGCGACCATCATGAGTGGACAGGAGGAGGGGGCATATGCCTGGGTCACTGTAAACTACCTGTTAGAGAACTTTATCAAG TATGGCTTTGTGGGGCATTGGCTTAGTCCTGGCAGAGATACAGTGGGTGCTCTGGACTTCGGAGGCGCCTCCACTCAGATTACCTTTGAGACCGCAGACGTGGTGGAGGACAAGAGTAACGTCATGGAGCTGCATCTTTATGGTAGAGACTACCACCTATACACACAGAGCTTCCTGTGCTACGGCAGGGACCAGGTCTTACGCAGACTGCTGGCTCACTTGgttaag acTCAAGGTGCTGGGCCCCATGTATCACACCCCTGCTATCCAGCAGGTTTCAATGTCTCCATGAAGTTGGACAAGGTGTTTGACTCCCCATGCACGGCAGACCAAATGCCCACTCCCTACAGCCCCCAGGACCCACTGACGGTGATTGGAACTGGGCATTACCAGCACTGCCTGGGCAACATGTCCAAGAtattctcctttgacaggtgctCTTTCTCCAAGTGCTCCTTTGATGGAGTCTTTCAGCCCAACGTCACTGGTAGCTTCATG GCGTTCTCTGCCTTCTTCTACACTCATGTCTTCCTGCAGCGCACCACTGGCATCACTGTAACAACCCCCACTCTACTGGAGGGAGCCACCCACACTGTCTGCAACATGAGCTATCAGGAA ATGCTAGAGAAGGCCCCAGACCAGAAGGGTCGTCTACAGGATTACTGTGCAGCCTCTGTCTTTATCCAGGTCCTCATGCTCCAAGGCTATGGCTTTGATGAGCTCTCCTTCCCTCGGATCTCTTTTCAGAGAAAG GCAGGAGACACCTCTATTGGCTGGGCCCTGGGTTACATGCTGAGTCTGAGCAGTCTGTTGCCAGGGGAGAGCATGGGACTGAGGAAGGCTCTGCGCCCCGAGGCCTGGGCTGGTCTCATCTTCCTCTTTGTCTTCCTCATCCTCATTGTGTCTGTATTTCTTCTACTGAAGACCTGCCAAAAGAAGGACAGTGACGGCATCATCTAA
- the LOC139545589 gene encoding negative elongation factor B-like, whose translation MFAGLPELGISNGEDLKETLTNCTEPLKAIDQFQTENGILLPTLQSALPFLDLHGTPRLEFHQSVFDELRDKLMERVATIAEGKDEERYGKLEELLEKSFPLVKMPSIQPVVMQVLKHLPKVPEKKLKLVMADKELYKVCAVEVKRQIWQDNQALFGDEVSPLLKQYIVEKEAALFSSDLSILHNFFSPSPKARRQGEVVLKLTQMIGKNVKLYDMVLQFLRTLFLRTRNVHYCTLRAELLMSLHDLDISEICSVDPCHKFTWCLDACIREKFVDAKRARELQGFLDGVKKGQEQVLGDLSMILCDPFACNTLVLSTVRNLQELLSQDALPRDSPDLMLLLRMLSLGQGAWDMIDSQVFKEPRLELEVVTRFLPAMLSLVVDDYTFTVEQKLPSEEKTSLAYPTALPDAFNKYLQGNRVACEIGLYYTLHIAKQRNKNALQRLLPALVETHNEMAFGDIFLHLLTGHLTLLSDEFGTEEFCSAVFDAFLLASFSSKENVHRHTLRLLLHLHHKVLPSCVETLLKTLEPPKQSSDQVKELYTQLTEKLEAQKKSPAQPDEAPSLDLGLHPVTVPTTASTPTTPL comes from the exons ATGTTTGCGGGCCTACCTGAGCTTGGGATATCCAATGGCGAGGATCTAAAAGAAACACTGACTAACTGCACAGAGCCTCTGAAAGCCATTGACCAGTTTCAG ACAGAAAATGGCATTTTGTTGCCAACTCTTCAGTCAGCTCTTCCCTTCCTGGACCTTCACGGGACTCCTCGGTTGGAGTTTCACCAGTCTGTCTTTGATGAGCTTCGTGACAAGTTGATGGAGCGAGTCGCCACTATCGCGGAGGGCAAGGATGAGGAACG TTATGGGAAACTTGAAGAGCTTCTCGAGAAGAGTTTTCCGCTGGTGAAGATGCCTTCCATTCAGCCAGTGGTCATGCAGGTTCTGAAACATCTCCCAAAG GTTCCAGAGAAAAAGCTGAAGCTTGTAATGGCTGATAAGGAACTGTATAAGGTCTGTGCTGTTGAGGTGAAGAGGCAGATCTGGCAGGACAACCAGGCTCTCTTCGGAGATGAGGTTTCGCCCCTGCTCAAGCAGTATATTGTGGAGAAGGAGGCAGCACTTTTCAGCAGTGATCTCTCTATTTTGCACAACTTCTTCAGCCCCTCCCCCAAAGCAAGACGCCAAGGAGAG GTAGTCTTGAAGTTGACCCAGATGATTGGGAAGAATGTGAAACTGTATGACATGGTACTTCAGTTCCTGCGAACGCTCTTCCTGCGTACGCGTAACGTCCACTATTGCACCTTGCGCGCAGAGCTGCTCATGTCCCTCCATGACCTGGACATCAGTGAGATCTGTTCAGTAGATCCCTGCCATAAG TTCACCTGGTGCTTGGATGCCTGTATCCGTGAGAAGTTTGTGGATGCCAAGCGAGCCCGGGAATTGCAAGGTTTTCTGGATGGAGTGAAGAAAGGACAGGAGCAAGTACTTGG GGACCTGTCCATGATCCTGTGCGACCCATTTGCCTGTAACACCCTGGTTTTGAGTACGGTCCGAAACTTGCAAGAATTGCTCAGCCAGGACGCTCTACCCAGA GACAGTCCAGACCTGATGCTGCTGCTCAGAATGCTGTCTCTTGGTCAAGGGGCTTGGGATATGATTGACAGCCAAGTCTTTAAAGAGCCCAGATTG GAACTGGAGGTTGTAACCCGTTTTCTACCAGCCATGTTGTCACTAGTTGTGGACGACTACACCTTCACTGTAGAACAGAAGCTCCCCAGTGAGGAGAAGACCTCCCTCGCTTACCCCACAGCCCTGCCTGATGCCTTCAACAA GTACCTGCAGGGGAACAGGGTGGCATGTGAGATAGGTCTGTATTACACACTCCACATTGCCAAGCAGAGGAACAAGAATGCCTTACAACGGTTACTTCCCGCTTTGG TGGAGACCCACAACGAAATGGCCTTTGGGGACATCTTCCTGCACCTCCTGACAGGGCACCTCACCTTGCTTTCTGATGAGTTTGGGACTGAAGAGTTCTGCTCTGCTGTGTTTGATGCTTTTCTCCTCGCCTCTTTCTCCAG TAAAGAGAATGTCCACAGACACACCCTACGTCTGTTGCTTCACCTTCACCACAAAGTTTTGCCATCTTGTGTGGAGACCTTACTGAAAACCCTGGAACCCCCAAAACAG AGCAGTGACCAGGTGAAGGAGTTGTACACCCAGCTGACGGAGAAACTGGAGGCCCAAAAGAAGAGTCCTGCCCAGCCAGACGAAGCCCCCTCTCTAGACCTGGGGCTCCATCCTGTTACAGTGCCCACTACAGCCTCCACTCCAACCACACCActttga
- the LOC139545592 gene encoding P2Y purinoceptor 2-like, with amino-acid sequence MNSTMLPLYNITANSSLCTVEPQHISITVFLLLVFLVGFFLNSFSLWVFCCRIPQWSSGAVLQFHLAVSDAIITPVAPFMATYFVMGSHWPFGAFLCKLKIALLIIHFYGSILFLTLISIHRYVAVVQFKQGSCMKRKAFVQKLCAGVWLVLLAKGIACFYFFNTSQVGNRTQCLSIHQRDYVETYFAINFVLLTLGFLMPFSVAVTCYVQIARSVSRININTFKGRGIKAKSRKMVAMCLVIFGLCFMPLNVIRTVAVVLKKYFPEQCILLQVETSYYFSWILAGANCCLDPLLYSFGSHNFVKAIHRSLRKFDVKFKEDSATNDQISYNAAIDSPSIVLEHMSTPSI; translated from the coding sequence ATGAACAGCACAATGCTGCCTCTGTACAACATTACAGCCAACAGCAGTCTTTGTACAGTGGAACCCCAGCATATCTCCATCACTGTTTTCCTCCTCCTGGTCTTCCTGGTTGGTTTCTTCCTCAACAGTTTCAGTCTGTGGGTCTTCTGCTGCCGTATACCACAGTGGAGCTCTGGTGCCGTCTTGCAGTTTCATTTGGCTGTCAGTGATGCTATCATCACACCAGTTGCACCATTTATGGCAACATACTTTGTCATGGGTAGCCACTGGCCCTTTGGAGCTTTTCTGTGCAAGTTGAAGATTGCCCTGCTGATCATTCACTTTTATGGCAGTATCCTGTTCCTCACACTCATCAGCATTCATCGATATGTGGCAGTGGTCCAGTTTAAACAAGGCTCCTGCATGAAACGAAAGGCGTTTGTTCAGAAGCTGTGTGCTGGAGTCTGGCTGGTTTTGCTGGCTAAGGGGATTGCCTGTTTCTACTTCTTTAACACAAGCCAAGTGGGAAACCGCACACAATGTCTCAGCATTCATCAGCGAGATTACGTTGAGACTTACTTTGCCATCAACTTCGTTTTGCTCACCCTTGGGTTCCTAATGCCTTTCTCAGTGGCAGTGACGTGCTATGTTCAGATAGCAAGATCAGTGTCTCGTATCAATATCAACACGTTTAAGGGCCGTGGTATTAAGGCCAAGTCCCGTAAAATGGTGGCCATGTGTCTGGTGATATTTGGACTGTGCTTCATGCCTTTGAATGTGATACGCACTGTGGCTGTCGTGTTAAAGAAGTACTTTCCAGAACAATGCATCCTTCTGCAGGTGGAGACCTCATACTATTTTTCCTGGATTTTGGCTGGAGCAAACTGCTGTCTGGACCCATTGCTTTACAGTTTTGGATCACACAATTTTGTCAAGGCTATTCATAGGTCTCTCAGAAAATTTGATGTCAAGTTCAAAGAAGACTCTGCCACAAATGACCAAATCAGCTACAATGCTGCTATTGATTCTCCCTCCATTGTATTAGAACACATGTCCACACCCAGCATTTGA